One segment of Ochotona princeps isolate mOchPri1 chromosome 28, mOchPri1.hap1, whole genome shotgun sequence DNA contains the following:
- the POC5 gene encoding centrosomal protein POC5 isoform X1, which translates to MSSDEDKRAFPVTQGNSDPASSVSTDLQEEYEELLRYTLVNPQADPGVYPSSHPRGEAVPDARISTAVGSILHHQGNNPVIREVGMDVGKGSDLNTSGHSKTDGSSPTLSPRKPSHPVMDFFSSHLLGDSSSPGTTSSHTNARDGGVGEFLISEENLQTVENVFDLWSSGLKTNIISELSKWRLNFIDWHRMEMKKEKERQAAHVQQLNDQIRDLKELQKAFEVSLGRKDEVIASLSHAVGKQKERIEVMRTFFHWRIGHVKSTQDIYEGKLADQYFRRNLLKKAWRGWRSVVQKKWKDVVERACQARAEEVCVQISNDYEAKMAMLTGALENAKAEILRMQQEKEHFEDSMKKAFMRGVCALNLEAMTIFQSKGDTGTDGAGNKKEEYGPGAPGKEHPVQLEPSAAPAPSSMAPPPLLAPSVAVTGATSVTAVSSAMSTASAGAVSMSSAHVPVSVLDAGTAATTAPEEYVPRVITSAQQKAGRTITARVTGRCDFAAKSRVSSSLAIMGVSPPMSSVVVEKHHPVTVQTIPQATAAKYPRTVPPEGSSSASRLLGTRPTHPHTMGSVQSIKVVD; encoded by the exons ATGTCATCTGACGAGGACAAACGTGCATTCCCGGTGACGCAGGGTAACTCGGACCCCGCCAGTTCTGTCTCCACAGACCTTCAG GAGGAATACGAGGAGCTGCTGCGCTACACTCTAGTGAATCCACAGGCCGACCCTGGTGTGTATCCATCGTCTCACCCTCGGGGGGAAGCGGTGCCTGACGCTAGAATATCTACAGCAGTTGGTAGCATTCTTCATCATCAAG GAAACAATCCTGTGATCAGAGAAGTGGGAATGGATGTTGGAAAAGGAAGTGATTTGAATACTTCAGGTCATTCGAAGACAGATG GGTCATCGCCCACACTGTCACCAAGGAAGCCTTCTCACCCGGTCATGGACTTCttcagttcccatctgctgggcgACTCTTCCTCCCCAGGAACGACCTCCAGCCACACAAATGCTCGTGACGGGGGTGTGGGCGAATTCCTCATCTCTGAAGAAAACCTGCAGACGGTGGAGAACGTCTTTgacctctggagctcaggcctgAAG aCAAATATCATTTCTGAGCTAAGTAAATGGAGACTTAACTTTATTGACTGGCACCGAAtggaaatgaaaaaggagaaggaaagacaagcagCCCATGTACAACAACTGAATGACCAGATCCGTGACTTGAAGGAGCTGCAGAAGGCCTTCGAGGTCTCCCTGGGGAGAAAAGATGAg GTGATTGCTAGCTTGTCTCATGCCGTGGGCAAGCAGAAGGAGCGCATCGAGGTCATGAGAACCTTCTTCCACTGGCGCATTGGTCACGTCAAGTCCACCCAGGAC ATCTATGAAGGCAAGCTAGCCGACCAGTACTTCCGGAGGAACCTGCTGAAGAAGGCGTGGAGGGGCTGGCGCTCTGTGGTACAGAAAAAGTGGAAAGATGTGGTGGAGCGAGCGTGCCAGGCAAGAGCTGAGGAAGTGTGTGTCCAGATCTCCAATGACTATGAAGCCAAAATGGCCATG TTAACTGGAGCTTTGGAAAATGCAAAAGCTGAGATTCTGAGAATGCAGCAAGAAAAAGAGCACTTTGAAGACTCCATGAAAAAGGCCTTCATGCGAGGAGTGTGTGCACTGAACCTGGAAGCAATGACTATATTTCAGAGCAAAGGTGATACAG GGACGGATGGCGCTGGAAACAAAAAGGAGGAGTATGGACCTGGCGCTCCAGGCAAGGAGCACCCTGTCCAGCTGGAGCCCTCAGCCGCGCCCGCGCCCTCCTCTATGGCACCGCCACCACTGCTGGCCCCATCAGTGGCCGTGACTGGAGCCACCAGCGTCACTGCCGTCTCCTCTGCTATGTCCACAGCTTCTGCCGGGGCTGTGTCCATGTCCTCTGCGCATGTGCCTGTTTCTGTTCTTGACGCAGGAACCGCTGCCACCACTGCACCAGAAGAG TATGTGCCGAGAGTCATCACATCCGCACAGCAGAAAGCGGGGAGGACCATCACAGCCCGGGTCACGGGGAGGTGCGACTTTGCCGCCAAGAGCCGAGTCAGCAGCAGCCTGGCCATCATGGGCGTGTCTCCGCCCATGAGCTCCGTGGTCGTGGAGAAGCACCACCCAGTCACAGTG CAGACCATTcctcaggcaactgcagccaaGTACCCACGGACTGTGCCCCCTGAGGGCAGCAGCTCGGCTTCCCGGCTTCTGGGAACCAGACCCACCCACCCTCACACCATGGGCAGCGTTCAGTCCATCAAAGTGGTTGACTGA
- the POC5 gene encoding centrosomal protein POC5 isoform X2, with protein sequence MSSDEDKRAFPVTQGNSDPASSVSTDLQEEYEELLRYTLVNPQADPGVYPSSHPRGEAVPDARISTAVGSILHHQGNNPVIREVGMDVGKGSDLNTSGHSKTDGSSPTLSPRKPSHPVMDFFSSHLLGDSSSPGTTSSHTNARDGGVGEFLISEENLQTVENVFDLWSSGLKTNIISELSKWRLNFIDWHRMEMKKEKERQAAHVQQLNDQIRDLKELQKAFEVSLGRKDEVIASLSHAVGKQKERIEVMRTFFHWRIGHVKSTQDIYEGKLADQYFRRNLLKKAWRGWRSVVQKKWKDVVERACQARAEEVCVQISNDYEAKMAMLTGALENAKAEILRMQQEKEHFEDSMKKAFMRGVCALNLEAMTIFQSKGDTGTDGAGNKKEEYGPGAPGKEHPVQLEPSAAPAPSSMAPPPLLAPSVAVTGATSVTAVSSAMSTASAGAVSMSSAHVPVSVLDAGTAATTAPEEYVPRVITSAQQKAGRTITARVTGRCDFAAKSRVSSSLAIMGVSPPMSSVVVEKHHPVTVTIPQATAAKYPRTVPPEGSSSASRLLGTRPTHPHTMGSVQSIKVVD encoded by the exons ATGTCATCTGACGAGGACAAACGTGCATTCCCGGTGACGCAGGGTAACTCGGACCCCGCCAGTTCTGTCTCCACAGACCTTCAG GAGGAATACGAGGAGCTGCTGCGCTACACTCTAGTGAATCCACAGGCCGACCCTGGTGTGTATCCATCGTCTCACCCTCGGGGGGAAGCGGTGCCTGACGCTAGAATATCTACAGCAGTTGGTAGCATTCTTCATCATCAAG GAAACAATCCTGTGATCAGAGAAGTGGGAATGGATGTTGGAAAAGGAAGTGATTTGAATACTTCAGGTCATTCGAAGACAGATG GGTCATCGCCCACACTGTCACCAAGGAAGCCTTCTCACCCGGTCATGGACTTCttcagttcccatctgctgggcgACTCTTCCTCCCCAGGAACGACCTCCAGCCACACAAATGCTCGTGACGGGGGTGTGGGCGAATTCCTCATCTCTGAAGAAAACCTGCAGACGGTGGAGAACGTCTTTgacctctggagctcaggcctgAAG aCAAATATCATTTCTGAGCTAAGTAAATGGAGACTTAACTTTATTGACTGGCACCGAAtggaaatgaaaaaggagaaggaaagacaagcagCCCATGTACAACAACTGAATGACCAGATCCGTGACTTGAAGGAGCTGCAGAAGGCCTTCGAGGTCTCCCTGGGGAGAAAAGATGAg GTGATTGCTAGCTTGTCTCATGCCGTGGGCAAGCAGAAGGAGCGCATCGAGGTCATGAGAACCTTCTTCCACTGGCGCATTGGTCACGTCAAGTCCACCCAGGAC ATCTATGAAGGCAAGCTAGCCGACCAGTACTTCCGGAGGAACCTGCTGAAGAAGGCGTGGAGGGGCTGGCGCTCTGTGGTACAGAAAAAGTGGAAAGATGTGGTGGAGCGAGCGTGCCAGGCAAGAGCTGAGGAAGTGTGTGTCCAGATCTCCAATGACTATGAAGCCAAAATGGCCATG TTAACTGGAGCTTTGGAAAATGCAAAAGCTGAGATTCTGAGAATGCAGCAAGAAAAAGAGCACTTTGAAGACTCCATGAAAAAGGCCTTCATGCGAGGAGTGTGTGCACTGAACCTGGAAGCAATGACTATATTTCAGAGCAAAGGTGATACAG GGACGGATGGCGCTGGAAACAAAAAGGAGGAGTATGGACCTGGCGCTCCAGGCAAGGAGCACCCTGTCCAGCTGGAGCCCTCAGCCGCGCCCGCGCCCTCCTCTATGGCACCGCCACCACTGCTGGCCCCATCAGTGGCCGTGACTGGAGCCACCAGCGTCACTGCCGTCTCCTCTGCTATGTCCACAGCTTCTGCCGGGGCTGTGTCCATGTCCTCTGCGCATGTGCCTGTTTCTGTTCTTGACGCAGGAACCGCTGCCACCACTGCACCAGAAGAG TATGTGCCGAGAGTCATCACATCCGCACAGCAGAAAGCGGGGAGGACCATCACAGCCCGGGTCACGGGGAGGTGCGACTTTGCCGCCAAGAGCCGAGTCAGCAGCAGCCTGGCCATCATGGGCGTGTCTCCGCCCATGAGCTCCGTGGTCGTGGAGAAGCACCACCCAGTCACAGTG ACCATTcctcaggcaactgcagccaaGTACCCACGGACTGTGCCCCCTGAGGGCAGCAGCTCGGCTTCCCGGCTTCTGGGAACCAGACCCACCCACCCTCACACCATGGGCAGCGTTCAGTCCATCAAAGTGGTTGACTGA
- the ANKDD1B gene encoding ankyrin repeat and death domain-containing protein 1B isoform X8, with the protein MNRTALHFAVARNHLSAVDFLLNHKARVDIADKHGLTVLHLAAWSGSLETTLMLVKAGADQRAKTQDGMNALHFAAQSNNVLVVDYLIQDLHLTDLNQADERGRKPFLCAAARGHVEMIEKLIFLNLHSSEKDKEGNTALHLAARGGHSPAVQLLLTQWQGVDEVNEDGETPFFLSVQEGHEECSQVLLEAGSDINVRNKLNVGALQTAARNGHEALVNLLLRENVDLHPGLGPTESPLHLAVTHNHMAVVTSLLQAQHDTNVLNQRQQTPLHVAADLGDVELVETLLQAGCDLKAVDKQGRTALAVASRSSHSLVVDMIIKAERFYAWRQELGEDPDTLGPVTFKQDHSLETRPMRTLLWDLAYRQLRPREWQRLARCWDFTEEQIRAIEQQWAGKESFREHGHRALLIWLHGSRLMQPHPAKHLHEALVHAGLPELAEKTRQLQNGTNSNSRKCTVS; encoded by the exons CATGGCCTTACGGTGTTACACCTTGCAGCCTGGTCTGGAAGCCTGGAGACCACGCTCATGCTGGTGAAAGCTGGAGCCGACCAGAGAGCCAAGACTCAG GACGGGATGAATGCTCTCCACTTTGCAGCTCAGAGCAACAATGTGCTGGTTGTGGACTATCTCATTCAGGATCTGCACCTAACTGACCTGAACCAGGCTGACGAG agaggaagaaagccaTTTCTCTGTGCAGCAGCAAGGGGCCATGTTGAGATGATAGAAAAACTCATCTTCTTGAATCTGCATTCCTCAGAGAAGGACAAG GAGGGAAACACAGCCCTTCACCTGGCCGCAAGGGGTGGGCACAGTCCAGCTGTACAGCTGCTGCTGACTCAGTGGCAAGGAGTGGACGAAGTCAATGAG GATGGAGAGACGCCCTTCTTTCTGAGTGTCCAAGAGGGTCACGAAGAATGCAGCCAAGTGCTCCTGGAGGCAGGAAGTGACATCAACGTTAGAAATAAG CTCAATGTCGGGGCCTTGCAGACTGCAGCCCGGAATGGCCACGAAGCCCTGGTCAACCTCCTTCTGCGGGAGAATGTGGACCTGCACCCAGGCTTGGGC CCCACAGAGTCCCCTCTGCATCTAGCAGTGACCCACAACCACATGGCCGTGGTGACCAGCTTACTGCAAGCCCAGCATGACACCAACGTCCTCAATCAG AGGCAGCAGACGCCCCTGCACGTGGCTGCTGATCTTGGGGACGTGGAACTGGTGGAGACACTGCTGCAGGCAGGCTGCGACCTGAAGGCTGTGGACAAG CAGGGAAGGAcggccctggctgtggcctccaGGAGCAGCCACAGCCTGGTGGTGGACATGATCATCAAGGCAGAGAGATTCTATGCTTGGAGACAG gaGCTTGGCGAGGACCCTGACACCCTGGGCCCTGTGACATTCAAGCAGGACCACAGCCTGGAGACAAGGCCCATGCGTACACTGCTCTGGGACCTGGCTTACCGGCAGCTCAGGCCCCGCGAGTGGCAGAGGCTGGCCCGGTGCTGGGACTTCACGGAAGAGCAGATCAGAGCCATCGAGCAGCAGTGGGCGG GGAAGGAGAGCTTCCGTGAACACGGCCACAGGGCCCTGCTCATCTGGCTGCACGGGTCCCGGCTCATGCAACCCCACCCTGCCAAGCACCTGCATGAGGCGTTGGTGCATGCAGGCCTCCCAGAACTGGCCG AAAAGACTCGTCAATTACAAAATGGAACCAACTCGAACTCCAGGAAATGCACAGTTTCATAA